A genomic segment from Acipenser ruthenus chromosome 5, fAciRut3.2 maternal haplotype, whole genome shotgun sequence encodes:
- the LOC117403414 gene encoding sorting nexin-3, producing MAEAIADTRRLMSKPQNLNDAYGPPSNFLEIDVSNPQTVGVDRGRYTTYEIRLKTNLPIFKLKETCVRRRYSDFEWLRTELERESKVVVPPLPGKAFFRQLPFRGDDGIFDDSFIEERRQGLEQFLNKVAGHPLAQNERCLHMFLQDESLDKSYTPCKVKQT from the exons ATGGCTGAGGCCATAGCTGATACAAGAAGGCTGATGTCTAAACCACAGAATTTGAACGACGCCTACGGACCCCCTAGTAACTTTCTAGAGATTGACGTGAGTAACCCCCAAACGGTTGGGGTTGACAGGGGGAGATACACCACTTACGAGATCAGATTGAAG acaaATCTTCCGATTTTCAAGTTGAAGGAAACCTGTGTCCGAAGAAGATACAGTGACTTTGAGTGGCTGAGAACTGAGTTGGAAAGGGAAAGTAAG GTCGTGGTGCCCCCTCTACCAGGAAAAGCTTTCTTCCGTCAGCTTCCTTTTCGAGGAGATGATGGGATCTTCGATGACTCATTTATTGAAGAAAGGAGGCAGGGGCTGGAGCAGTTTCTAAACAA AGTGGCTGGACACCCCTTGGCACAAAATGAACGCTGCCTTCATATGTTTTTGCAAGACGAGTCATTGGACAAAAGCTACACGCCTTGCAAAGTCAAACAAACCTAA